A segment of the Emys orbicularis isolate rEmyOrb1 chromosome 24, rEmyOrb1.hap1, whole genome shotgun sequence genome:
TTTaattgggggggatggggatgggggggaaaatcAGCTGAGACGGCTGCAGAGTTTCCTACGGAGCATCCAGGGCACGTCACAAACTCAGGTGGGCAGTTCACTCCAGCACGACGGGGTCAGGGGTGACGGGCGCAGACCCTCCCCAGGCATCGATCATTTGCATCGTCTGCTGGTTACTGGGAATATTTTAAGGTGATCAAGCTGCAGAGAAGAACTCGGGCTCAAAGCGTTAGCCCGGCAATGTTCCGGTGGCATCGGCCTCCAGGTTTTGTCCCAGCGAGGATCCGGAGACATCAACGCAAATATAATTTGATGCTCTCAGCACCACATCACCTCAGGCTTCGCATGGAGTTTACTCTTCGCTTCACAAGCAGTCCCACCCCTGTGCCTCTTCCACACAGAGGGCTGGAAAGCCACCCTCAGAAGCACGAgacgcacccacccacccactcatggAGGGATCCAAGCCCCTGGACCTGAGAGGCAGGAGGGCTGGTTTATCTGGCATCGGCCACCGCACAGCGCTCTATATGAGCGTTAAAAGTCTTTGCTTGGTTCCCCCTGGGGGGGGTCCCTTGGGTGCCATGGCGCCATGCAGTAATAAGGAACTCATTAGCCGTGGAACCAATTAACAAGATAAGCTGCTCttcccagtccccccccccccccaaagccctgGCAAGCAGCCTGGTGGGGCCTGGGATCTGCCATCAGCTGTCCAGCAgcgctgcccccccagctcccacagctCAGGGTGCTCCCGGATAGCTGTAGTGGTTGTGATCGGGCTCGCTCCTGGTCAGTGGTAAGCTGGGCTTGTGCTCCGGGTCCTTCTCACACTGGAGAGGCGGACGCTGCTTGAAGAAGTCAGAGACGTAGCGgacctggggggggaggaagaaagaagagaaaagaacGAGGCTTTAGGGGATAATTCCATCGAGGGAACATCTCTCAGTGGATCCAGCTGCCAGGCCAGGGCTCAGGGAGATCTGGGCCACGGGGCCTGGCTGCATTCAGCAGCCTCGATAAAGTTTTGGTCtgagtgagttgcccaaggtcacgcagtgagtcagtggcagaactgggaacagagcccaggagtcctgactccttgtGCTTGGGGACCGTGACGCACTGCTCTGCTGCacggggtgagggaggaggaggaggagggtgtgaagCAATGTCGTAGAGCATCccaaacagctgctgctggcttagCCCGTTAGTTCCTCCTCAGCGGCCTCTGCTGGGAGCGAAGCAGCACCTAAGACTCTGAACTGGGGCGAGCAGGAGTCAGAGCCCTGGGTAGGAATTCAGAGCTTGTGCTGCTGCCGAGACCGGGGATAAGCCAACCCGGATCTTTAGGCCGTTCCCGCTGACCCCTGGGGCGATCGGTGGAGCGGGACACAACAGACCAGGTGCTAATGCAATGGCAGAGCGGGTGGGTCGCCTTCCTCAAGCATCAGGCACCGGCAGTTACCTGGATTTGGGCAAGGCCGATACAGAGGGAGGAGGCTGAATCGAGACGCCCCGTTTCTGGGCTGGATGAGGTCGAAACCACCCCCCAGAGCAAAGCTGCCGGGCGTGCAAGATTGTGAGGACGGGGGGGTGGGCACAGGGCTGCAAggttggggagaaggggggggcgcTAGGCTCCATCCGCCAGCAGGCGGTGCACAAGGCAGAGCCAGAGAGCCCACAGTgagcatggagggaggggtggggatgccCCCCCGTGCGCTTACGATGAGGATGGCAATGAGCGCCCCCTGGAGGAGCCCCACCAGCACATCACTCCAGTGGTGCTTGTAGTCGGAGACCCGGGTATAGCCCACGAAGATGGCGAAGGCGATCAGGAAGAACTGGATCGTGGGGCGCAGCAGCCGGGCCCACTTCCCGATCAGCCGGGCCTGGACatacagctggggagagaagggacgGTCAGTTAGtcgccccggcccccagcccagtgccGGCAGGGTCGCTTCACCCAGACGTTCCCGCCCCGGGATTGCCACATGGACCATGCGCAGGGGCCCAAAAACAAGTGGGGCAGCATGACCCCGCTAGCAGGGGCAAGGGTGGTGGTGGCCATACCGCTCGATTCTGTCCCCCGCAGGTGGGTGGGGGCGCTGCAGCTCAGACAGGCAAAGGGATTAAGCCAAGTTCACACAATCAGGGGcacaactgggaatagaacccaggagtcctgaccccccccGGCTCTACCCACTGGACCACACCTCCCCCcagaactaggaatagaacccaggagtcccgacccccaccttccccccggctctacccactagaccccactccccccttTCTCTGCTGCGACACAGCGCACGCACACCCAGAGAGCGCTACTCACTGCCAGGAACACCATACAGTACATCCCGAAGGAGGAGTGTCCGGAATAGAAGGATAACCTGGAAGAACAAAGACCAGGATCAGGATGAGAgacccccactccctccaccctgccctcAAATAAGCCCACGGGACCCCTCTCGCTCCCCTCAGGCATCTCTCACGCTCTCCAATCCCGTGGGTAAGTCCCTGGAGCATGAGGCCCAGCCACGCTTTCCCTCCACCTCCACACGCTCCTTCCAACTCCGCCCTCCCACCCCATATAGCCTCAGcgagctgcttccccagcctgATGGGGGATCCCTTCCCAGCTCCACACCTGCCATTGGACCTTCTCTCCCAGCCTCAGGTCTGTCATCCAGCGGCCAGGAGGGTCCATGGCTCCTTGCccagcctctctcccctccagcGCTCCCCACCGGGAGGTGGCAGCACACGGTGGATATCAGTCTGGTGGGGCGTTTCTCAGGTTCTGGACTGGTCTCAagccgccctcccccacccccagcacccgtgAGAAGGTTCCCCCCCCCGTGAAGCCCCTTGTGTCACCTGGACTCGGTGATGTTCCTGGCGTCCCCCCGGCACACGTTCTCCAGCTGCTTGTAGACGGAGCAGTTCACCTTGGACCAGTCCGGGTCGCAGACGTCCAAGAAGTTGGGCCGGAGCCGGCCGATCATGTACTTGGCCAGGTCGGTCAGGGACTGGCTGACGGCCCCGCCGAAGAGGAACGTCCCCAGTACCTTGTAGAGGGCGGCGAGGTAGTTGTTGTACTCGGACTTGGAGTGGAGTTGCTCAGCGTACACCAGGTAGGCCTCGCCTGCGGAGATCTGCGGAAGCCAAGGGAGAGGCAGTGAGCGGCCGCCCGagaggagccagggccggctctgctCTCCAAGACCTGGGCGGCAAGGACGGCAGAGCCAAACCCAGCTGGAGCGGCCAGGAGCACGGCTGCAGAGAGGCTGCTCCCAGCAGCGTATTGCTGCGGGGTGGTGGTGAAGGGAGCTCCTGGCTCTGGGGGAAGCTCCCAGCAGGGGACAGAGAGGCTCTGAGAGTTATCCCTGCCCTAGCCTCTCCCCGCAGGGAGCCGGCCGCACAGTCAGATCAATGGGACCAGAGATGCCCTTTGAGCCCCGGCAGGGCCGGCTGGTCGGTGCGGGAGTCAGCTAAGGGATCTGCTGTCCAGGTTGTGGTGTTCCGGGATGGGGTGGAGCAAGGCCGTCTAAGAGGGTGCTcagtaagggggggggaaatgaaagggGGAGCCCCCCAGGTTTCCTTACAATGAGGACGGTGCAGGTGATGGTGACCCCCGCCATGAGCCCATGGGTGATGGTGTCTGGCCTGTAGGGGTAGCGGATGGAGTCATCGTTGCAGTAGAATCCACGCTCGTACGGAGAGTTCACCAGAGTGAGGATGACGAAGGGCAGGGAAGCTGAAGGCAGAGCGGGGAGGGGAGTCAGGAGGTTCTCTCTGCAGGAGGGGGCACAGTCCCCCCCCCAGGGGTATATCTCCCTCGCTCCCCCCTTTCCTCTGGAGAGCAGGGAGATACCCAGCAATGGGCTCCATGTCCCATCCTGGCTGGCACAGGTGGAACCAATGTCCCTTTCGCTGGTTCAGAGATGTGCCGGCTCCAGGCCCAGCCGCCCCCGTTCACCCAGGCCTAACTGGGCTCGGGGAGCCGCAGACCAAACCCAGATAGCCCCGGAACCAGCCACTGGCCGCCCCTGCCTGGATCTCCGGTGGGATTCGGAGTGTCCTCACCCTTAGGTGGCCGGGTCCTGGTTGGAAGGAACCAGACACGAGGCCcatcacaatctctgtgaaaggaGCTGGCGGTTCCCTGTCCAGTGGGCAGGTGCCCACAACACCGCCACTGGCATGAACGCCCCCCGGTTCAGTCCTTACCTGTGTCCTGAGCCTAGGGCcaaggggcaccggcagagggcAGCACACAGGGGAAGGCTGCTCCGCCACTGCCCACACGGCACCTACTCTCCGGCTAGAGGGGGCTCCCGAATCCAGAGGGGACAAGGCAGCCCCTCCGGCTGGCACTAGAGTCACTTACGACCCTGacccacgccccctcccccacatgcccGCGCGGCACTCACGGAGGGGGGTAGCTGGGGTCTAATTCAATGCCGATGTGCCCCTAGGCTGGGGCAGATCCCAGGGAAGGATCCCAAACTCTCCAGCACCTGGCCAAGTTCGGAGACAGGGTCCCAGGCCAGATGGACCGTCGGTCCGACCCAGCACGGCTGTTCTAAAGGGTCTCTCTAGCCCTGGGTCGGGGTCACCAGCAGGACCGCATGGATGGGCCCAATCACTCCCAGGAACCCACCTTCCCCCGGGGGAGGTCTCGACGTCAGTCACAGCTGCCCTGATTCTGCCCAAGGCAACTGGCGGAGGAGCTGGCACCCCCTGGGCCCTCCCGTCCGCTCCCTGGCTGCTGCCGATTAGCAGAGCCCCGTTATCAGGCCCTGGCAGCTGTGAGGCTGCTGTAAACACAATCACCTGCAGAGCGGAAACTGCAACTCAGCTGCAAGGAGCGTCTCTCCCATCTGCCGCTAGGCACTATCCCCCCTCGCACGGGCCCGCGTGTCCCTCACCTGCGGCTCCGCATTCAGCCACCGCAGCAGAATGGTCTAAACCGGAGAGAGCCACAACCCTGGGTCAGAGCGAAATTCAAGCAGCCATATTGACGTAGGAAGGGTGGGCTTGTGTCTAAGGCCCCCGCACtggcactcaggagatctgggttcaggccccagccctgccacagatgCCCTGcgtggccctgggcaagtcactttggttctgcctcagtttccctgcctgtaaaAATCAGGGTCATACTTCTCTCCCAGTCTTTACCTGTCTTGCCTACTTAGACtgcaaggtctttggggcaggagctttTCTTCTACTCGGTGTACGTACACCACCTCGCACAACGCGGCCCTGATCTGCGCTGGGGCTAGGTGCTGTGCTTAGGTGCTACTGGAGTAGACAGAAAGACATCGAACACTTGCCATTCTCCAAATGCTCCACAGACAGCTCCCCCTGTGAATTTCTcccctttacagatggggaaactgaggcacggaacagGGACGTGGCTTGCCcctggtcacccagcaggtcagtggcaggagGTGGGGTTAAGAGTTTTTGATGGCCAGCCCTGTGTTTATATGCCAGCCCCCACCACGTCCTAGCTGTGCTGCGCAGGCCCAGTGCAGCCTATCTGCAGAGAGGGGGTGATATGccggggcaagggggagggaaaagggggagCTTTACAGCAGTGCCTAGCGCCTCCAGTCAGGAATGAGGCCTCCATGTGCCCGGTGCTGCACACAGCAAAACGTGGCTTCTGCCCTGGAAAGCTTCGAATGTAACTTCCCACAGTcatgcagagccaggaattaaacgcACGTTTCTGGAGTCActgccccttgctctaaccaccagactataCTGCCCCACCACCTACAATACTACAGGGGGTGGCAGCTCTTCCTCATCCCACCACTACAGCATCCAGTGGGATGAGGCACCCACGGGTCTCCATCCTCCTCGCCGGGGAGTCGAGGCGATGACTAAGGACAGGCCGATGCCAGCGGGCCGGGCACAGAGCCCgaggaggtggggctggtgatTTCAAAACTCAGCCATCCCCAGGGCCAACATGCTGCCAGCTCCCCTTGCGCCCAGGAGGCCTCGGAGAATCCtggcccagccagctccccctgGGGGCTGACTTCATCTGCACCTTCCTCCTACACCGTATAGACCCACCCAGGCCGGGCTGACGAGAGGCGAGGAAAAGGGAGGACAATCGTACTAGGGCCTCTGACATGCAGGCAGCCGGACTCCGGCTCCCCCAAGCAGGGCCAAATCTCtgggggaccccccccccgccccaacccctcTCAATCAACATAGCAGGTTGCCCGTATCTTCAATCTTCCAGCTGCCCCAGTCCCTCCATCTCCTGGCCACCGCCAGCCAAGCAGGGCGGTGACCCTCTCTCCTGGCCAGTCGACCTGCTTCCCTTCAGCGCAGTGCTCTTAGAAATGGGGTCCCAGACCCCCCCAGTCCCTGGGCAGACAGCACATCCCTGGGGCCGCCCCCGAAGACCCTGTCGCCCTCCTACAGAGCCGCTCTTCCCAGGAGCCGATAGCCCTTCACTACCAACGGGGAGAGAAGGCTCCCAGCCTAACTTTGCGCTCTTCCAAGCCAAAGGCAGACCGCTCCCTCTGCCTGCAACGGGGCCACGCCACTGGTGACCAGCCCCTGGGCCAGGATGAAGGTAACGAGCCCCCCCCCGCGTCTCTGTCCCCAAGCTGAGGCTCCACCCCCCGCATGCCGTCCCCTCCGCCAGCTGGCTCGTTCACGTCAATTAAGACGGCAATTTTCAGCCCCAGAGGTTTTACCCAAAATAGCAGCCCGGCGCCTGCGTTCGCCGGATGAGCGAGCGGTCGTTAGCGTGACATCTCAGCAATTACCTGTGGCTGCCGGAAtctggagggggagaaggaatgCGTGCTAAGGAGGAGCTGTTTTCACTAGCCTCAGCCGTGCTCTGCGTTATAGATGGGGCCACGGTGCGTGCCCCTGAGGGCCAGGGGGCAGCGCCAGTAACATCACTCAGCCCAATCCTGTCCCATGCGGTCTATCCCCTGCACGCCATCCCCCAGCTCAGACCGTGCCGCAAGATCCGACCCACTCCCCTGGAGCCCCGCAGATCCGACCTGCTGCTCCCTGCATcgccccaaatcccctccccgcAGCAGAGCCGTTCCCCACGGAGATCGTGCTCCGCCGGGCCGACATTTACACAGTCCGCGTCACAGGTGCAAGGCCGCAGCTCCCCCACCTTCCCGCACATGCCGCCCGTGCCAGCTCCCGGGTGGAATCGGCAGCGGGGCAGCTCCCATTCTGTGCCAGCTCGGGCAGAGTGGAGGCCTGGCAGTCAGTGccggggtggggcaggaagagacGGTCACCCCACCCAATTGGTCCGAACCCTGCCTGCTGCCACTGGAGTGCAGCGCaacaactccccaggctgcagcagggcacgCGGACCCAGATACAAGGGCCCTGGTGCGATGGAGCCCGagagccagggcaggggctcccagcaggggcacTCCCGTGGGGCAGGACATGAGCCCAGCAGacgtgctccagggctggctgggccgcAGGAGTACTAGCCCTAGCCAGGCAGTCGTGGGTACACACATCCCCCTGCCCGGTACGCTGGGGGATCCCCGCCCATGACTCCACAAGGGGCTCGAACCTCATTCTCCGaacagctccagccctgcagggatgCCTGGGAGATGGGGCTCTCCCACGCCCCCCTGCACACTGCGGACGTCGTGCTTTGCCCCAGCGAGGGACGGCGCTTTCCCAATGGTGACCCCATGGCgacatgggggaggaggaagccgGCAGCGCTGGGAGATAACCGTGAAAGGAAGGATTCAGCGACAGGACTGGACCAAGGGCCGCTTTCCGTTCGACTAGGCCCTGCACGTGCTGGagcccacccagccccaccctccaTCACGACAGGGTCCCACAGCCACCTTCGCGGACCCAAGTGCTGTTCTGGGAGCCAGGCACCCCGGTGCAGTCCCACTTGTGGGAGTGGCGCCCCCTGGTGTCATGCTCCTATAGCCACACAGGCAACGTAACCCCTTGAGAATGCACCCCCCCCTTCTGTAACCGATCGAAGAGGCGCTCTGGGAACTGGCAGCTCTCCTACatgaagccagccaggagctcagtgtCCACTGTCATACAGGGGCTGCGGCTAATGGGTTGGTTCTATCCATATAGGGCCACAAGGACTGTCTAGGCCTGGAGTGGGCACTGCCATGCACAGAGCCCAgttaatagagctggtcaaataatggggggggatggggggggaggggaaaaaaacaaaaacaaaatgtgaaaATGGAATTAACTGAAACTTTCCAGTCGGCTGCATTCTTAACGACCCCTTGTGCCTGGTCCCTGGAatcagccagggctttgcagGGTGGTTTATAAGCACTTGGAAAGCAGAGAGATTTCTCTGTCCAAGCACTGATGGCAGAGCAACCATCGGCCACCTGGAGGCGGCAAGCTAGGCCTTGTCAGCACTAGGATTTCGGTcaatggtgcagctgcaccggtgCAAACCCCTCGTGGAAACACAATTTGCACCAGTAGAGCTTACATTGGTGTAAGACAAGGATACGTGGCTCCGGTgtaagtagcatcttcactagaGGTTTGCGCTGATGCACCTATGCTGGTGGCTGagatcccagtgtagacaaggcagcaGTATCCATCTGGTTTAACACTAGGGATCTGTCTATACTGGGGTGGGTGGCTCGTTTGTGCTTTCACCAGTGCAACCCCCCAGAGTGGATGTGCTGCCCTGGTGCAAGATGGGGCTTGCACTAGTGAGATTTACCCTGTAAATTACCAGCATACATTGCACTTGTGCAAGCCCCATTTTGCACCAGGGCAGTGTCTACATTAGGGGCTTGCACTGgtgaagttacaccagtgcaaattacCCTAGCGTAGACAGGCTGCAGGATCATCCACACTCCTCTTCAGCTGCAGGAACCTTCCAGGCCACGAGACCCAGCACCAGGTGCATAGTTCAACTCATCCCATGGCTGTGTGGGTTTGGTGGAGAGGGGCTCTACCCAGCCCCCAGCAGGGCAGACAATCCCATCACTGAAACCACCACCAGACATTCATTGGCCTCCTGGTTAGCAATCCCCGCAGAGAATCCCAGTGCACCGCTCccgcctccagcccagcccaagGCGGCCGGCAGTGATCTGCCTGTGCCGTGTCTGAACCAAAGATCCCAGCCCTACACCAACGCTGGAGTGCCAGCAAGCCAAGGTGCCTGCGGGAGAAACCAAGGCCGGAGGCTCTGGGCTGCCTTAAAAGGGACCTATCTCCCAAGTTCCacctttaaaaaaatttccaTCCAGTCCATTGTTTAATAGGCCTCTGTGGGTAAACAGGCCACCTTTGTCTTCTCCCTGCTGCACAAAGGCAAAAccaaggaggtggggaagagtcaCC
Coding sequences within it:
- the PLPP2 gene encoding phospholipid phosphatase 2 isoform X2 — its product is MAGVTITCTVLIISAGEAYLVYAEQLHSKSEYNNYLAALYKVLGTFLFGGAVSQSLTDLAKYMIGRLRPNFLDVCDPDWSKVNCSVYKQLENVCRGDARNITESRLSFYSGHSSFGMYCMVFLALYVQARLIGKWARLLRPTIQFFLIAFAIFVGYTRVSDYKHHWSDVLVGLLQGALIAILIVRYVSDFFKQRPPLQCEKDPEHKPSLPLTRSEPDHNHYSYPGAP
- the PLPP2 gene encoding phospholipid phosphatase 2 isoform X1 gives rise to the protein MERRKVFVVLDVLCVVVASLPFVILTLVNSPYERGFYCNDDSIRYPYRPDTITHGLMAGVTITCTVLIISAGEAYLVYAEQLHSKSEYNNYLAALYKVLGTFLFGGAVSQSLTDLAKYMIGRLRPNFLDVCDPDWSKVNCSVYKQLENVCRGDARNITESRLSFYSGHSSFGMYCMVFLALYVQARLIGKWARLLRPTIQFFLIAFAIFVGYTRVSDYKHHWSDVLVGLLQGALIAILIVRYVSDFFKQRPPLQCEKDPEHKPSLPLTRSEPDHNHYSYPGAP